GTACACACCCACCAGGCCGATCTGCGCGGTGCGGTAGTTGGCGGGGTTGAAGTACACGCCATGGCTGGGCTGGCTGCTGTGGAAGATGCGCGCGGAGAATTCCGCACCGATGGCGCCGCTGGTATCGGGAATGTCGTAAGGGCTCAACAGCACACGCAGCGTGCCGCCATCGCGCTGGTTGCCGTCGCTGAAGTTCTGCCGATAGTACGTAGGCAGCACATACCAGCGCGCGGCCGGCCGGATGCTGACGCCGATGCTGTAGACGTCATCGATCAGGCGATCGGCAATGGCCGTATTCGTGGGGACTGGCGCACGCTCCACGCCCGTGCTCAGGCTGAAGCTGTCGCCGGGCTGCAAAGTCCAGCCAGCGGTGCCCTGCAAGTAGTGCCAGCCACCGGTCCGACCAGGCCCCAGGTTGAGGTCGATGGTGTTGTACTGGCCCAGGCGCAGCTGGCCCAGCAGGGAAAGATCAACCATGTGGCGCACATCCACGCCATCGTCGATGCGCGTGCTGCCGGCCGCGATGCCCCAGCGCTGCGACCAGTCGCCATTGGACAATGGCGCGAAGCGATAGGACGTGCCGAAATGCAGCGTATCGAGCCCATCGCTGTCGTGGCTGTAGCCGAAGTCACCTTCGAGCTGGGCCGACTCGGCAAACTGGATATCGTCCTTCAGCAGGCGGTACTGCGTGGATAGATAACCCTGCGGCGGCAGTTCCGCCAGATCCAGATAGCTTGCGCCCAGATCCTGCCAGCCCAACGCCTGCGTGGCTCGCATCAGTTCAACGGTGGGCTTGAGCTGGCCTTTTGCAAACGGCTCCACCAGCGCATAAGCCGCACGCGGATAGCCCTGCGCGTTGAGCGCCTGTGCCAGGCCCGTGTCGGCCGCCTGGCGACCGGACGTATCGTCGGCCAGTGCGTGCGCATCGCGGAACGCGGAGGCTGCGCCGGGATACGCGCCCAGCCACAGTTCGGATTGACCCAGCCCCATGGATGCCGCGTAGCGATCTTCGCGGGCACCGCCGGGCTGGGCCAGCGCCGCCTCGAACAACCCGCGCGCCTTGGCCGGCTGGCCAGCGGTCAGCGCCGCACGGCCGGCCTGTATGTCACTGGCCATGGAAGGAGCGTCGGCATGCGCCACCGGCGCCAGGAGCAGTGCAAGCCACAGCAGCCGCCGGTTCATTTCGTACCCCAGCGCTTGCGCAGCCTGAGCAGTTCTGCCGCGTAACCAAGCACGCAGCCGGGCTGCAGCACGATGCCGTAGAACAGCGTGTACAGCAGGAAGCCCATCGGGTTGCGCCGCACCTTCAGGTCCTGCTCGTGAAACATGCGCGACTGGATCAGGTACATCAGGCCGTTCACCAGGAACGCCATGGGAAGCACCAGCAGCGTCATCGGGCCGGCGAGCCAGTAGATGCCAAAACACGCCAGCAGCAGGCCCGGGATAAATACCAGCGTGTAGACCAGGTCCATATACGGGAACAGCAAATTCCACCAGATGAACAAGGTGCTCATGCGGCGCCTGAAAAGCAGCTCGCCATGGGCCTTGAACGCTTCGATCAGCCCACGCGACCAGCGCTGCCGCTGGCGCACGAACTGGTGGAACGTGGTGGGCGCATTGGTGAAGGTGATGGCGTCTTCGCAGTAACCCACGCGATGACCCTCGCGCAGGATGGCCCAGGTCAGCACGATGTCTTCGCCCACGCACTCGGGCCAGCCGCCAACCGTGCGCAGGATATCCGTGCGGTACAGCGAGAACGCGCCCTGCGCCACCAGCGTGCCCTGGAACAGGCTCTGCAGGCGCTTTACGGCGGCAATGCCGTGGAAGTAATCCCACTCCTGCATGCGCGTCACCACGTTCTCGCGCGAGTTGCGCACGAGCACCGCACCGGCCACGGCGGCCGTGTTCGGCGGATCGCTCAGGAAGCGCTCCACCAGTCGACGCAGGGCATGACGGTACAGATAGGAGTCCGCGTCGAGGGTGATGGTCAGCGGATACGTGGCGTGGCTCAGCCCGATGTTCAGCGCGTTGGCCTTGCCGCCGTTGCACTTCAGGTCGATCACGCTGAGCCACGGATAACGCACGCTGCGCAGCAGTTCCATGGTGCGGTCGGACGAACCGTCATTGATCACGAACACTTCGATCGGCGCCGGGTAGTCCTGCTTCTCCAGGCTGGCGAGCGTGGCGAGTATCGAATCTTCTTCGTTGTAGGCCGCCACCAGCACGGTGATGCCCGGCAGTTCATGGTCGGCGAACTGGTGGCGCGCGGGACGCCGGTCCAGCAACAGGCCGACCACCAGAAACGCATTCATGAAGCCGGGAAGGATGGCGATGCCCACGATCATCAGGTGCGCCAGCACGCTGCCCGCGAGTTTCGACAGCTCGGTCATCCATTGCTGAGCAACCACATAAGACAGCACGGCCCAGGCCAGCGACAGCACCAGGGTGAGTGCGAACTTGGTACGCACCGACAGGTAGTTCCAGCGACGTCGTTGTTCGTTGGCGGCCGTGCGCGGCAACAACGTGGGCACCACGTGTTGCGATGACGA
The nucleotide sequence above comes from Dyella telluris. Encoded proteins:
- a CDS encoding glycosyltransferase, producing the protein MSVDAPQLFKQPSSSQHVVPTLLPRTAANEQRRRWNYLSVRTKFALTLVLSLAWAVLSYVVAQQWMTELSKLAGSVLAHLMIVGIAILPGFMNAFLVVGLLLDRRPARHQFADHELPGITVLVAAYNEEDSILATLASLEKQDYPAPIEVFVINDGSSDRTMELLRSVRYPWLSVIDLKCNGGKANALNIGLSHATYPLTITLDADSYLYRHALRRLVERFLSDPPNTAAVAGAVLVRNSRENVVTRMQEWDYFHGIAAVKRLQSLFQGTLVAQGAFSLYRTDILRTVGGWPECVGEDIVLTWAILREGHRVGYCEDAITFTNAPTTFHQFVRQRQRWSRGLIEAFKAHGELLFRRRMSTLFIWWNLLFPYMDLVYTLVFIPGLLLACFGIYWLAGPMTLLVLPMAFLVNGLMYLIQSRMFHEQDLKVRRNPMGFLLYTLFYGIVLQPGCVLGYAAELLRLRKRWGTK
- a CDS encoding tetratricopeptide repeat protein, encoding MNRRLLWLALLLAPVAHADAPSMASDIQAGRAALTAGQPAKARGLFEAALAQPGGAREDRYAASMGLGQSELWLGAYPGAASAFRDAHALADDTSGRQAADTGLAQALNAQGYPRAAYALVEPFAKGQLKPTVELMRATQALGWQDLGASYLDLAELPPQGYLSTQYRLLKDDIQFAESAQLEGDFGYSHDSDGLDTLHFGTSYRFAPLSNGDWSQRWGIAAGSTRIDDGVDVRHMVDLSLLGQLRLGQYNTIDLNLGPGRTGGWHYLQGTAGWTLQPGDSFSLSTGVERAPVPTNTAIADRLIDDVYSIGVSIRPAARWYVLPTYYRQNFSDGNQRDGGTLRVLLSPYDIPDTSGAIGAEFSARIFHSSQPSHGVYFNPANYRTAQIGLVGVYSLNQDWKVRGVASVGRQVVDGAGASAYTVGVSLNGRLPGNGRLELQMGRSSTASAAGGGSGYWNNSVSLAVRYPL